From one Lycium ferocissimum isolate CSIRO_LF1 chromosome 7, AGI_CSIRO_Lferr_CH_V1, whole genome shotgun sequence genomic stretch:
- the LOC132065672 gene encoding enoyl-[acyl-carrier-protein] reductase, mitochondrial-like — translation MLSQHSRYVPFCHDKQINFPAAVSPPSTAVVYDQQGPPDTVTRLTEIPPVEIKENDVCVRMLAAPINPADINRIEGVYPIRPPVPAIGGWEGVGEVHSVGSAVKALSPGDRVIHAAYLPGTWQTYVVEDQSMWYKIDKSTPIEYAATVSVNPLSALRMLEDFVVLKPGDTIVQNGATSIVGQCVIQLARVRGIHSINIIRDKPGSDEVKEKLMKLGADKVFTESELEVKSIKSLLDDIPEPLLGLNCIGGNAATLVVKFLKQGGTMVTYGGMSKKPITISTTYFIFKDISLKGYWLQEKTLDNAAYRCSIDYLLALARAGRLNYEMEMVPFNDFHTALERAMGKQGSRRKQVLKF, via the exons ATGTTATCACAGCACTCACGTTACGTTCCTTTTTGTCAtgataaacaaataaattttcCGGCCGCCGTGTCTCCGCCGTCCACCGCCGTTGTCTACGACCAACAAGGCCCACCCGACACCGTCACCAG ACTTACAGAGATTCCACCGGTGGAAATCAAAGAGAATGACGTGTGTGTTAGAATGCTTGCAGCTCCTATCAATCCCGCCGATATCAACAGAATAGAGG GAGTTTATCCTATTCGACCACCAGTACCAGCAATTGGGGGATGGGAAGGGGTTGGAGAAGTACATTCTGTTGGCTCTGCAGTTAAAGCACTTTCCCCTGGTGATAGGGTTATTCATGCTGCTTATCTTccag GGACATGGCAAACCTATGTTGTAGAAGACCAAAGTATGTGGTACAAAATTGATAAAAGCACTCCAATTGAATATGCTGCCACTGTTTCTGTTAATCCTTTGAGTGCCTTGAGAATGCTTGAGGACTTTGTCGTTTTAAAACCAG GGGACACAATTGTTCAAAATGGAGCTACAAGCATTGTGGGACAATGTGTAATTCAGCTAGCTCGAGTTCGTGGAATTCATAGTATTAATATTATAAGAGATAAACCAGGATCTgatgaagtaaaagaaaaattaatgaaaCTTGGTGCTGATAAAGTGTTTACTGAGAGTGAACTCGAAGTAAAATCTATCAAAAGTCTCCTG GATGATATACCTGAACCTCTTTTGGGTTTGAACTGTATTGGTGGGAATGCTGCTACTTTGGTCGTCAAATTCTTAAA gCAAGGTGGCACAATGGTTACGTACGGAGGGATGTCAAAGAAGCCTATTACCATATCTACCACATATTTCATATTCAAG GATATTTCATTGAAAGGATACTGGCTACAAGAAAAGACTTTAGACAATGCAGCATATAGGTGTTCGATTGATTATCTCTTGGCTCTTGCTCGTGCTGGGAGATTGAACTATGA GATGGAGATGGTACCTTTTAATGATTTTCATACAGCTCTTGAAAGGGCTATGGGGAAACAAGGAAGTCGAAGGAAACAAGTTCTTAAGTTCTAA
- the LOC132062981 gene encoding enoyl-[acyl-carrier-protein] reductase, mitochondrial-like, which translates to MLSQQSHFPAAMSPPSMAAVYYKYGPVDTVIRLTEIPPVEISENDVCVKMLAAPINPADINRIEGVYPNQPPLPAVGGGEGVGEIHFVGSAVEVFSPGDLVIRSPYVPGAWQTYMVEEQSLWHKIDKSTPIEYAATVSVNPVSALRMLNEFVTLKPGDSIVQNGATSIVGQCVIQLARFRGIHSINIIRDSPKSDEVKEKLIKLGADKVFTESELDVKRVKILLGDTPEPILGLNCVGGNAATLLVKFLKQGGTMVTYGGMSREPVVVSTSNFIFKDITLKGFWLQEWKLSKTKYRDWIDYLLGLARAGKLKYEMEPLSFNDFHKALEKAMGKHGSQRKQVLIF; encoded by the exons ATGTTGTCACAACAATCACATTTTCCGGCAGCCATGTCTCCGCCATCTATGGCTGCCGTTTACTATAAATACGGTCCTGTCGACACCGTCATCAG GTTGACTGAGATTCCACCTGTGGAGATTAGTGAGAATGATGTGTGCGTTAAAATGCTAGCGGCTCCAATCAACCCTGCAGATATCAATAGAATTGAAG GTGTATATCCAAACCAGCCACCACTACCAGCAGTGGGTGGAGGGGAGGGAGTGGGGGAGATACATTTTGTTGGGTCTGCTGTTGAGGTTTTTTCTCCTGGTGATTTGGTTATACGTTCTCCATATGTTCCTG GTGCATGGCAAACCTACATGGTGGAAGAACAAAGTTTGTGGCACAAAATAGATAAAAGCACCCCAATTGAATATGCTGCCACTGTTTCTGTTAATCCAGTCAGCGCCTTGAGAATGCTCAATGAATTTGTCACTCTAAAACCAG gAGACTCGATTGTGCAAAATGGAGCTACAAGCATAGTGGGGCAATGTGTTATTCAGCTAGCTCGATTTCGTGGAATTCATAGCATCAATATCATAAGAGACAGTCCAAAATCTgatgaagtaaaagaaaaattaattaaacttggTGCTGATAAGGTGTTTACTGAGAGTGAGTTGGATGTCAAACGTGTCAAAATTCTCCTG GGAGATACACCTGAACCTATTCTGGGCTTGAACTGTGTTGGTGGAAATGCTGCTACTTTGCTCGTCAAATTCTTGAA GCAAGGTGGTACTATGGTTACTTATGGTGGGATGTCGAGAGAACCTGTTGTTGTATCTACTTCAAATTTCATATTCAAG GATATTACATTGAAAGGATTCTGGCTGCAAGAGTGGAAATTATCCAAAACGAAATATAGGGATTGGATCGATTATCTGTTGGGCCTAGCTCGTGCTGGAAAATTGAAATATGA GATGGAGCCTTTATCTTTTAATGATTTTCATAAAGCTCTTGAGAAGGCAATGGGGAAGCATGGAAGTCAAAGGAAACAAGTTCTTATATTCTAA